The stretch of DNA GTGAAGAAGACATGGCGCCGGCAGCAGCTACTGACGTGGAGCGATGGTGCGTTGTCACCGGTGGTAGAGGATTCGCGGCGAGGCATCTCGTTGAAATGCTCGTACGCTACGAGATGTTCAGCGTCCGTATCGCTGATTTGGCTCCGGCGATAATGCTTGATCCTCAGGAAGATCACGGAGTTCTCGACGAAGGTTTGAGATCTGGTCGTGTTCAGTATATCTCCGCTGATCTTCGAGATATATCTCAAGTCGTCAaaggttcttcttcatctcaaatCATGGATTGTTTTCAGTATTATTCGAGTTTGAGATCTATGCATTGTTTTTGTAATTACCTGTTTGTTCCCATTAGCTTTTCAGGGAGCTGAGGTGGTGTTTCACATGGCAGCTCCAGATTCTTCTCTCAACAATCACCAGCTTCAGTACTCGGTGAATGTTCAAGGTTTAATAGAAACTTCAATCttccacttttttgtttttgtctctctGTCAAATGCTCTTGTGTTTATTATGTTGCATTGTTTTGGGGGTTTTTAATCTACAGGGACACAAAATGTAATTGATGCTTGTGTTGATGTTGGAGTAAAGAGGCTTATTTACACTAGCTCTCCTAGTGTTGTGTTTGATGGTGTTCATGGTATTTTGAATGGTAGTGAATCAATGGCTTACCCATCCAAGGTATTCAATTAAACTTATTTGCATGTGTTTTAAGTTGTCTTCTACTGGTGCCCTTGACCTTGATGTTTTATCTTTCTGTTGTGGTAATTTTCACTGGATATTCTAAATGATTCTATGCTTCTTTTCGAGTTTGGTTACTCATATATTCTTTATCTATTCAGCACAATGACTCATATTCGGCAACTAAAGCTGAAGGAGAAGAATTGATCATGAAGGCGAATGGCAGAAATGGACTACTCACTTGTTGCATACGTCCAAGCAGTATTTTTGGTCCCGGTGATAGATTATTGGTTCCCtcacttgttgctgctgctagGGCTGGGAAATCTAAGGTTGGCAtggttttctttgtcttttgattttccCCTCTATCTTCTTTTTTACCTTTCCTCTCCTCTCTTCACTCAATGCTTTTGTTATTCGCAAGAAGGCAGCTGCCCTCTGTTGACATATTATTCTTTGCTAGACATATTGTAGATAGCTATGTACTATGAAGTTTTTTCATAAGTTGGATAATTGACTCTCTGGAAAACATAGAttgattcataaaataaaataaaaataccatAAAGGCAATAACTGTAAAATCTTTCGGTTATAGTAGAGCGGAGAGagaataatttatgttttttgtacGCAGAATTTTGGGTTTTGACTTCGCAAAGTTTGTTATGAAGCTTTAAGCTACAAATCTAGAGGACTGAACTTTCTATATGTCGGGAGTCGAGACAGTACTAAGATGTGGGGTTTTCTTTGGAAACTTAAACTAGGTGGCATAGATGCAATGGTCCTAAAAGTAGCCTTACACGAGATACAAAGGATGATTGGGAAAGCAACATTCATATGAGTacttaatatatgatttaaggGAGGGTTCCTGGTTGCGCAGTGCGCTGTTCTTTCCTATTTAAGAGATACCACTTTGCAAAGAAGGAATTTATTTGGTCTCTATCTGGcattatttttttaggtttcttcATGTGCATTGGAGTTATCTCTCTTAGAAATGGTGTGCGGCTAGTTAAGAGGGGCTTTTTTATGGTTAGGGATCTCTCTAAATGAATTTTATAGGTTAAGATGCATTGTTtgctttaatttcttctttgacataaaatctttcataaattttatatttgatacgactgttttcttgttctttaatGTTCAGTTTATTATTGGTGATGGGAATAATCTCTATGATTTCACTTACGTTGAGAATGTTGCTCATGCCCATGTTTGTGCTGAGCGTGCTCTAGCTTCAGGAGGAGATGTTTCTACAAAAGCTGCAGGACAGGTACTTTTTCAGTTGATTACATGCTGTAGTTTTCTAAGGTGGAGTTTGGTCTCAGTTGTATCTCATTTCATTTTTGGTAGCTATAGTTTCTTAGCTCTAAATGTTTAAAACGAATGTCGTCATTTGGTGAACCGGAATAAACTAAGGAAGACATTTTCATGTATGCTGTTTAGGCATGCTTAAAGAATCAGAAATGTTTTAGACATACCATAAAAACTGAGGCAGAAACTGTGTTCACTCTAATATCATGTGAACTTTCAGAGAGCCTTGCTGGTTTTTTGTTTGAGATTATTTTTCTGTTCTGTTGTGTTTAGCTGAGAGATCCGTTTGAGCTGTTTGCCAACTTCTTCAAAGAAGATGATCTACATTTTCCCTTGttgtattaaattaaaatcaaatcctttGACTAGAAATTTAGTTAAGGCGTATAGTCAGAtggtaatatatttataatgttttcgGAGTTGTATGCTGACCTGACATATAGTGGATTTACAGGCATATTTCATCACCAACATGGAGCCAATTaaattttgggaatttatgtCACAGCTTCTTGAAGGACTTGGCTACGAGaggtaataatttttttccctttcttgaGCTGACACATTATTTATAATTGGAAGATCTTTCCATACACAATGAAGGGCAGTAATATCTCactttcattttatatatgttctggCATGGTAATTGAGTTGAGTTTGACTTGACCTTCTGGTGGAAGTAGTATCTAATTAACTCTGCTTTATGAGAGAGTaacatttgatgaagaaaattaACGTATATAAAGATTATCAGAAAGCAATATTTTACGGAAATGCTATTTCAGTTCGAGCGAAGTAAAACAGCTGATCTCGATTTTTTTTCTGACCTTCAATAAAACAGTGTCTAGTgtcttgatcttgatcttgatatATTTCTGACTTTCAAATGAAACAGTTCAAAATAATTGGGTATATCCAATGTTTTCTGCTTACACTTTTGTGCCTGATAAGTTTTTCTGATTTCAtgtaaaccattttctttgggaTAATAGGTTTCTGATCTTTTAAACGCTTTTGACGGCTTACTTATATAGGAAAAAATGCACTGTACAAAAGCTATACCGTCTACTGTTCttcctaaattattatattttgcaGGCCAAGCATAAAGATCCCTGCGTTTGTCATGATGCCGATTGCGCATCTGGTTGAACTGACATATAAATTGTTGGGATCATATGGAATGAAAGTACCACAACTAACACCTTCAAGAGTTCGGCTGCTCTCGTGCAGCAGAACGTTTGATTCTACGAAAGCAAAGGACCGGCTAGGCTATGCTCCTGTGGTGCCACTTCAGGTTATACATTATTTGATTTGAAACAGAAATGTATTTTGCATCTCTATTTCATACCTACTGGCTACTGGGTCTGGATGCATGGCTATATATGAAGCCttatcatttttgtttaatgCATGCCTTGATGGTCCTGCAGGAAGGTATACGGAGGACAATAGACTCATTCTCTCACCTGACAGCTGCAAGTCAATCTAAAAGAGAAGGTCCATCCAAGGCTTCTAGGATCCTTGGACGTGGAAAGGGTATGGCCATTCATTTAGCATGCTTGTCCTCTCAGCTGATTGTCTCTCACTTGATAAGACCGACAGTGtttcattttaaaatgaattactGGAAATTTTCcttctattttaaaatcttggGACAACTTCAACATCTGCACGGCTCTCCTGAAAATGATGGTGTTTAAGTTGCTAGCTACCATATTATTGTGAAGATGCTTAGGGTGTTGGTATaactaagatatatattttcagaTTTTGAAAAATCTACCGTGGTCTTGATTCATTTGTTACAACATGATTTGCAGTTGCTGATACACTTCTCTGGAAGGACTTAAAGCAAACTCTCACTGCCATATTCATTctaattagtatatattataacttTGTTGCAACTGGGTCTACCGTCGTGACTGCTCTTTCAAAGGCTCTACTGGTAGCATCAGTATTTTTGTTCCTCCATGGCATTCTTCCAGAGAAAATGTAAGATTCCTGAAATGCCAACTTTTGATAAAGTTTCATTGTACGTGCAGTATGAACTACCTTAACCTAGTTCTTTGATAATGGAAAACTAGAAGGTATAATGTTCACTATAATATCTTTAGTTTccataacacataattttatcatcatgttCATGTGAATCCCAGTAGAAAGGAAAGATGCATGCCAAGCATTCTTGAAACACTGTGTCTTGTGCATTTCAATCAGGAACAAATAAAATAAGCATTTGCTGTCTAAATAGTTTATGAACAACTGAATATAGATGCTTATTTTGCAGATTTGGTTATACAGTTGAAAAGATTCCTGCATCACAGTTTCACCTCTCGAAAGACTCATCACGTGACCTCTCGTTGTCAGTGATCGCGTCATGGAACACCACTGTAAAAGGTTTAAGATCTCTTTGCCAGGGGAATGATTGGAGCTTATTTTTCAAGGTATTTACCCTTAGAACTCGTTATCTCCCAGTCTAAGGAATTCTCGATACCAACCTGAAGCAGAAATGAGGACAATAATCAGTCGCAAAACTCATCCTTGTTAGTCATACTGTAACACTGGTTTGGTGTTTCTAATGTCATAGGTGGTCTTCGTTTTGTTAGCATTGAGTTTCGCTGGAGCTATTTCTCTTCAAAGCATATTTGTTAtaggtactctttctctctgtctAGTTTTACGACATGTCAAAACTATTGTTTTCCCTTACGTATGAATTATAATTCATCAACACtaactagttttttttgttgttgttgtggttctGCTCAGGACTTCCCATTGCCTTCATTGCTTTTGTCGTGTACGAAAAGAAGGAACAAGAGATCGACTCAATGTTGTTGAGTTTAAAATCGTTCGTATGCAAGCAGAAATCCGATGTGTGTGAGAAATTGTTTGGAAGCAAGAAACATGACTAAGAATCCTGTTCTCTCTGCGCAGCATCTgtaatattcttttgtttccaGCGACCTGTTACCTGTTACTCTGGTATGAGCATTTTTTCAGGTATTATTGCCAAATCTTTCTTTCACTCATATCTTGTGGTCTTTGTGTATATGCGTATTAAGCCCTGCTCTTGTCCTTCAACGTGAAAGTAGCATTTTCGCTATTGAAAGTCGAATGAATCtgtgaaaataaagagagaataaaagatagTGGCAAGGCCTATAAAGTCTAGTGGCTCGAGGTCGAGGGGTACTTGCTCATCTAAAAGCTAATGTTTTCGATCAGTGCCTTAAATATACTGTAGaatcaaatgacataatattaAGGCGAAAAACAACTTTATCATAAAACCAAATGGCAGAGGAGTAGAAAAAACCAACTTTATGAAGATTAAGAATAATGAGAATATATGACCCAACTTTATCTATCTACTTACTGTAGTCTCTGTTTTTCGAATTTTCCTATACTATAATTAAAAAGGTCAGTAAAAATTGCATCATTTTTCACATATAGGATCCTCGAACATATAGGATGTGAAATAATGCAATTCTTAGGTAGGAAGAAACAGGCATAAATATATCACAAATCGAGATGGCACATTGTGAGAAATATCAATTTGCTCTACTGTTTAGTTAttctaattttggtttaaatatgTAATTGATTGATTAAACATATACGTACAAAGTTCAGTATTTTTGTGGTGATAActatcaacaaaaacattacaagcaaaaaaaaactttaaaagtaaaTCAATTAGAAAACAGATTCAATACTTGTTGCGGAGATGGAGCTGCGGTGAACCATGCCTTTTTCAAATCTTTCCTTTCTTCAGTTAGCAGTTGTTATTTTCAATTCACTTTTTGAGTTGTTGGTAGGTTCGTTTTCTTGTACCAGCTAAGTATTcgatttgttttaatttggcTTAGACTAAGAGTTAAGTATTcgatttgttttaatttggtttagactaagaattatcatttttttatcaGTAAAAACacgttaaaaaaaatagtaaaaaaaatgtgatatgTCTATTTTGGAACAAAAAACCCGTCTTGTCCTGTGAACTATCAAACCGGATAAAATccgccaaaaaaataaaaactttttaaactgGATGAAGCATGATATTTAACATGTATAACGTATAACGTACCCATCAAAAATATCCattctacaatatatatagaaaagacaAATTTCACAACaaattatatcttaaaaaatttcccattttcataattttcttttcaaaagtaATTAGCTATtcattatgttttaatttataaaattttaattagaaaaagcCATACATATAAGAGTTTTGGTGTGATGAAATGATAACAATGCGACTATGCGAgtgaaaatacaaataacttcaaaaaaataacGAGTGTTATAAACTAGAGGATTTAGGGACGAAATCTCTTGTCTTATTATTGATCAAACTCGaggttacaacatatatatagagtccCATAAGAGACTAAGTTCAAACCGACATAACTAAGGACATGGCCGAATGGGCCTTAGTACAATGGGCCGTAATCTACTAGGCTAATAGACGGGCCGGTCAGatagagtccactaagtgttttacaacactctcccttggacgagatgaccgtGCCTATGCTTGGACgggatcgctgcaatgtgcttaggggatgctgcctcattaaaaccttaccaggaaaacccattgggacaaaaccttggtgaaggaaaaagagtacagcacacattgctccccctgttccaaacatcactctaagtccttaagtctccgcattccaatctggtgcgtgagcttcttgaatgttgtagTCGGTagagatttggtgaagagatcggctgagttgtcacatgattgaacttgcaccacttgaacttctccggccttgtGTAGAAGAACTTCGGCaggatgtgcttcgtccgatctcccttgatgtaaccttctttgagttgtgcgatgcaggctgtattgtcttcatagagTATGGTTGCTGATTCGTCCTCATATAGTACTGTTAGCACACTAAACTTTCTTCGttataacctgcatcagcaaaaccaactaaaacactctttgttatagttagtataatataaacccaaatttaaatgttccttgtaggtaacgtaaTTAATACTCAATTTCactccagtgcctttgggtctatcaagaactaattcttgcttggaggttcacggcaaactTATCT from Camelina sativa cultivar DH55 chromosome 9, Cs, whole genome shotgun sequence encodes:
- the LOC104714089 gene encoding 3beta-hydroxysteroid-dehydrogenase/decarboxylase-like; its protein translation is MAPAAATDVERWCVVTGGRGFAARHLVEMLVRYEMFSVRIADLAPAIMLDPQEDHGVLDEGLRSGRVQYISADLRDISQVVKAFQGAEVVFHMAAPDSSLNNHQLQYSVNVQGTQNVIDACVDVGVKRLIYTSSPSVVFDGVHGILNGSESMAYPSKHNDSYSATKAEGEELIMKANGRNGLLTCCIRPSSIFGPGDRLLVPSLVAAARAGKSKFIIGDGNNLYDFTYVENVAHAHVCAERALASGGDVSTKAAGQAYFITNMEPIKFWEFMSQLLEGLGYERPSIKIPAFVMMPIAHLVELTYKLLGSYGMKVPQLTPSRVRLLSCSRTFDSTKAKDRLGYAPVVPLQEGIRRTIDSFSHLTAASQSKREGPSKASRILGRGKVADTLLWKDLKQTLTAIFILISIYYNFVATGSTVVTALSKALLVASVFLFLHGILPEKIFGYTVEKIPASQFHLSKDSSRDLSLSVIASWNTTVKGLRSLCQGNDWSLFFKVVFVLLALSFAGAISLQSIFVIGLPIAFIAFVVYEKKEQEIDSMLLSLKSFVCKQKSDVCEKLFGSKKHD